GTGATATGAAAGTTCTCCATCGCACGTGCGGTTTGTACACCGTAGTAGCAGTCATTGGATATTTCTTTGTCACCGATGAGATCGTGTTCGAGTCGGGTTGACATGGGGGTCTCCTTGGAAATGTATTTGGCAGTTAAGTGAGGTAAGTTTAGAACGTTAAAAGGATTTTGGCATGACTTTTTAGGCTTAAAATGGCGGTATTGTGTTTTTTCAATTTAAAAAATACTTATTTATATATTTTAATCTTATTTTGTAAGAAATTTTGTATAAAAAGAAGGCTTGAGATATTTTCTTAAAAAAAATATCTCAAGCTGAGGGTTAAATTTTAAATTGACTGAGGTGATGTTTAAGGTTTTCAGACAGATGGGAGAGATGTTCGCTAGCCTTTCCTACTTCTTTGGTGCTGCGGGTATTGGAAAGGGAGATGCGAGACACCTCTTTGAGATTTTCAGTGAGTTTTGCGGCTTGCTTGGTGCTTTCTAAGTAACCAGAGAGGGTTGTTCTTGTTTCTTGGATATTGTCATCCATCATCCTAACACTTTCTTTTAGCGTATCGTTGATGGAAGTTGACTGGGAAGAAAGGGTGTGCAAATTTTTAGAGGCTCGAAGCATTTGACCATTTGTTTCAACAATAGACTCAACAACAATATTGATGGTGCCATTGATTTCTGTAAGGCTTTTTTGTGTGCGTTCGGCAAGTTTTCGTACTTCGTCAGCCACGACAGCAAACCCGCGTCCATGGTCTCCCGCACGTGCTGCTTCAATGGCGGCGTTAAGGGCCAAGAGATTGGTCTGATCGGCAATGTCGGAGATGATAGTAAGCACCTCTTTGACGTCATTGGCACTAATGCTAATGCGATTAAGTTTTTCCGCAATCTCCTCTTCGTTTTGAGATGTGTGCAAGAGGGTGGAGTTAAGGGTGTCCATGTTGGTTCGAATATGATTGAGTGCTTGACTGGTGGATAGCAGGCGCTCTTCGTTGTTTTGCGTGGCATTTGAAGCATGATTGAGTGTTTCGGAGATATGCTGGCTTAAGGTGGTAGCATCATGCACCAGTGTGGCTTGGTTGCTAGAAAGGGTGATGACTGAGGTAGTGGTGGAAGAAAGTTCGTTGGCAATAGCTGCATTTTCACTGCTGCTTTGGTTGGCCTGAGTGATGAGTTGTTGAATTTTCTCAATAAAGAGATTGATTTCTTTGGAAATACGTGCGATTTCATCATCCCCTTTTACATGTAAACGTTGGGTTAGGTCGCCTTCTCCTCGAGAAAGGTCTTTAACGGTGGCAAATAACTCATCCATGGGTCGCATCATTGTTTTCAGAAGTCCTACCATTAAACCTACAGCTAGGGCGATAAACAGACAAAGAAGAAAAATACTTGAAACAAGGGCCTCCTTAGCGCTTTTGTAAATAGCTACTTCATCCAAAACCACAGCGACTACCCAGTCAAGGGTTTTAAGTGGAGCGGAAAAAAGTACCTTGGTGGTACTGTCTTGTTTAAAGATTTGCTTGTGGTATTGTCCAGAGGCTAAGCTAGGAAGAGAGTTACTTATAGCGGAAAAAGCAGCACTCTTTGCTTCGTCGCTTCCAAGGATGGACTGCAATTTTTTATTTAAAACCATGCTGTAGCCACCCTCTAGCAGTGCAACACCCATGATGGATTCATGAATGGTGTCAAGGGAAATATTGCCACACAAGATTCCAAGGGGAGTGCCTGAGGCGTCGCTGAAACGTTGTGCGAAAGTGATAAGCAGTTTTCCATTACTAACGCCAATGTAAGGCTCAGTAATGAACATTTCAGATGTTTGGATGGCGCTTTTAAACCATCCGCGGGTGCGGGGGTCAAAGCCTTCTCGGTTACGCAAATCATGGTCAAGCATGGTGCCATCTGTGTAGCCAAGAGAGACATGGTCAAAGCCCCCGCTGGCTTTAAGCAGTAGTAGTAAGTTGACAATAGCCTCTTTGTCGGCATGGGGGTTGAGCGAGGTGAGTTCATGGCTAAAGGCGGTAACGGCTTGCTGTTTGCCTTCGATCCATGTATCGATTTTTTCTTGGAGATTTTCAACCAAAAGGGTGTGTTCGGTGTCGCTAAAAGCGGTGATATTTTTTTCATTTTGCAGGTAATTAAAGACAGAAAGAATAAATAAACTACATCCCAATAAAACGCCGACACTAAGAAATATTTTTGTTTTAAACCCTAAATGCACTGTGATTCTCCTGATATTGCAAGCGCACCAAGGTTTTTAGCGCTTGAGGGTTTAGGGTCTAAAGCAACCCCGCCAGTAGCCCAATAGGGCAAAAGAGGCGGAAAGTGTAAACCTTCAAAAAGACATCTTTATGACTTTTAAGGTTTAAGATTTTTTAAAAAAAGAAAAAAAAGAAATACGAACTGCGTTACATGTAAGGAAAATCCCTTACATGTAACGCAGTGGAGAGAGGATGATGGTTAGTCCCGTAAAGGCTAAACCAAGGCGCACAAAGAGCGTGTGACGTTCGCCCACAAGGGCGTGGGAGAGCAAGGCAAGGCCAAGGGCGATTTTCAAAAAAGAGACAAAGGCGAGCCAAAAATGGGTTTGAGGGTAAAGAAGTGCGTCGTTGAGTAAAAACGCCACGGGGATGATGTACAGCCCAATGCCCAGTTTCATGGCCTTTGCCGCTACGCCAAACCACGGGGTTTGGGCCATGCCTGAAGCGATAAACACCGTCCCACACACGGGTGGCGTGATGGTGGAGAGTAAGGCAAACCAAAAGATGAACAAGTGGGCTTGCAAAGGCGCTAAGCCAAAATCTTCCAAGATGGGCCCAGCTACAGAGACACAGATGATGTACGCCGCGGTGGTGGGCACTTCCATACCCAAGATGAGGCAAGCAAGGGCGGTGAGTAGCAAGGCAAGCCACAATTGGCCATCGGAGAGGTACAAGATGGCAGAAGTGATTTTCACCCCAAAACCTGTGATGTTAAGCACCCCGATGATAATCCCTGCGCAAATGATGACCGAAGCGATGGTGGCAATCTGCCGTGACGCGGTGATGCACGCCTCCACAAAAGTACTCCAAAAACGCGCAAGGGAAGGTTGCCATGCGCGGTCCACGAGTAGCAAGGCCACGCTAATAAAAATAGCGTAAGCCGCGGCAAGTTGCGGGGTTTTTCCTAGCCCCAAAAGGGCATAAAGGAGTACGCCAAAAGGGAGGATGAAAAAAGGACTTAGTTGTAAAACAAGGCGTGTTTGGGGGATGTCTTCTTTGTTCATGGCCACAAGGTTGTATTTTCTGGCAAACACATCGATGCCAATCCACACCGTGAAGAAAAACAACAAGGCAGGAAAAATGGCCGCGGCCATGATGTTGGCGTACTTGGTGCCCAAAAGTT
The nucleotide sequence above comes from Sulfurospirillum tamanense. Encoded proteins:
- a CDS encoding methyl-accepting chemotaxis protein encodes the protein MHLGFKTKIFLSVGVLLGCSLFILSVFNYLQNEKNITAFSDTEHTLLVENLQEKIDTWIEGKQQAVTAFSHELTSLNPHADKEAIVNLLLLLKASGGFDHVSLGYTDGTMLDHDLRNREGFDPRTRGWFKSAIQTSEMFITEPYIGVSNGKLLITFAQRFSDASGTPLGILCGNISLDTIHESIMGVALLEGGYSMVLNKKLQSILGSDEAKSAAFSAISNSLPSLASGQYHKQIFKQDSTTKVLFSAPLKTLDWVVAVVLDEVAIYKSAKEALVSSIFLLCLFIALAVGLMVGLLKTMMRPMDELFATVKDLSRGEGDLTQRLHVKGDDEIARISKEINLFIEKIQQLITQANQSSSENAAIANELSSTTTSVITLSSNQATLVHDATTLSQHISETLNHASNATQNNEERLLSTSQALNHIRTNMDTLNSTLLHTSQNEEEIAEKLNRISISANDVKEVLTIISDIADQTNLLALNAAIEAARAGDHGRGFAVVADEVRKLAERTQKSLTEINGTINIVVESIVETNGQMLRASKNLHTLSSQSTSINDTLKESVRMMDDNIQETRTTLSGYLESTKQAAKLTENLKEVSRISLSNTRSTKEVGKASEHLSHLSENLKHHLSQFKI
- a CDS encoding TRAP transporter permease; its protein translation is MRFSLKTCVVATLAFLTVGFHLYIIFTGLLPNLVTRPLHLALVLPWVFLLSEQPSSAVARYSGYGLLTLGLGASFYIVFFHEMLSDQYGYLETPLQFGIALVLLLVVLEMARRAIKLALPLTAAIALAYGIWGHHIPGQFGHQSIPIESFLGTLVIAEGGIYGSLTGVSVNVVAIFVILGAFVGAGEGGTAFMSMSTKLAGRLRAGAAKVSVLASGFFGSISGSASANVASTGAFTIPAMKRLGYPPSLAGAVEAVASTGGQIMPPLMGAGAFIMAELLGTKYANIMAAAIFPALLFFFTVWIGIDVFARKYNLVAMNKEDIPQTRLVLQLSPFFILPFGVLLYALLGLGKTPQLAAAYAIFISVALLLVDRAWQPSLARFWSTFVEACITASRQIATIASVIICAGIIIGVLNITGFGVKITSAILYLSDGQLWLALLLTALACLILGMEVPTTAAYIICVSVAGPILEDFGLAPLQAHLFIFWFALLSTITPPVCGTVFIASGMAQTPWFGVAAKAMKLGIGLYIIPVAFLLNDALLYPQTHFWLAFVSFLKIALGLALLSHALVGERHTLFVRLGLAFTGLTIILSPLRYM